ACGTACTGCCGGTACTCCTTCAGGATGTTGTCCGGCAGGTCCTTGTTCTGCGCGCCCCAGCGGCGCTGGAGGTCCTTGACGACATACGGCACCCAGAGCGCGGCGGCCTCGGCCCAGTGGAAGCGGAGCTTGGGGAACATCTTGGGGATTTCGCCCATGATGACCGAGTGGAACATGCCGATGATCGGGATGCGGAACTTCCAGAAGCTGCCGCCGCCGTTGTACTGCGACACCAGGTCCAGCTCCTGGGGGTTGCCGTTGCCCACGTGCACGCCCACGGCCATGTCCATCTCGCTCACCTTCTCGTAGAGGGGATAGAAGTAGGGATCGGTGAGCAGGCGGTGGCCCTCGATGGGGCGCATGAACACGCCGCAGGCGCCGTTCTGCTTGCAGTACTCCAGCTCCTCAAGGGCCGTGGTCATGTCCAGCAGCGGCAGCACGCAGATCCAGCGCAGGCGTCCGTTGCCCCGGCTGTGGAGGTCGGCGAGCCAGCGGTTGTAGCTCTTGCAGAGGGGGATCTCCACCGCGGGCTTGTCGGTGACCTGCTCGATGAAGATGGTGGGAT
The nucleotide sequence above comes from Deltaproteobacteria bacterium. Encoded proteins:
- a CDS encoding amidohydrolase family protein — protein: MSIIDADAHVVESEHTWDYMEPADQKYRPLVVKPTGEGGGEYWFIDGKIRGLVRIVMTAQELGEVAERTGRVMFTPQETREMENVEARVKHMDELGIDVQVLYPTIFIEQVTDKPAVEIPLCKSYNRWLADLHSRGNGRLRWICVLPLLDMTTALEELEYCKQNGACGVFMRPIEGHRLLTDPYFYPLYEKVSEMDMAVGVHVGNGNPQELDLVSQYNGGGSFWKFRIPIIGMFHSVIMGEIPKMFPKLRFHWAEAAALWVPYVVKDLQRRWGAQNKDLPDNILKEYRQYVSCQTDDDVDYILRYSGEDNIVIGTDYGHNDQSTEIEALRNLRELGSITEPQYEKIVTDNPKTLFALN